A portion of the Sabethes cyaneus chromosome 3, idSabCyanKW18_F2, whole genome shotgun sequence genome contains these proteins:
- the LOC128741154 gene encoding E3 ubiquitin-protein ligase RNF123, with protein sequence MDFATIVSNIFGGSCPVSQGSSKDSSSLLSGCLVEIERWLENKLQSHSLTEENEVTEGRLGPKRAIFDVTEDSTILVSKDKLTLQSQNAFSTVKANCCVFSGRWMYEVQLRSKGVMQIGWCSAHCKFTQDTGVGDTRYSYGLDGSKQRIWHVHTQKYGPFWRSGDIFGVCVDMDEGKIEYYRNGAALGEAFKDIERGPGLALYPAVSLAFNDSLTANFGGSPLKHPVKGYRCLQEPPTVFLFQADCLLQYLVNLAGIISRHSQKDLDASSSRTTSLSFESMYMLIASMLIENIAPLLANSYVVEDKVFKYMKGMCVLRSNSKNNPPTQPGSPESTLGTFLTLLWTYLEPEEIKLFLKKLLNFLANTYKETPVDLEYEKQRKIIVILTCICQHPQTRKYLLECKLFKKNCLPLFLYIKPPDESTLEQLLPDDTIWTEGLGGPRELYLAACDRLRTHTSVLYTLQKNLILILLNNSDGRDAGSPSSRQIFVTKLRKFVMDNNAEMRGLFSSSTQPAIGLSFLCALLDVARTLWTEELASKSSDSTVPPFIDYRYFYDGSFRYTNIDRIGGVLSYLRRHFRTQLVDRLGEDHPSLAAVDQQSDLRNEIAAFNAFLDSAIFLVAGGPNSTYSIVSRAATNVTSELQREPSQGPNQPGATTGGASTGGHVNLDDRMSICDLLDCAVIFYYSVAHKYVVMIADLRDNISHLSDILLETKTNCDDVVHNLDELKRSSDSKFSKTHEELVHELDTRFGQRKSIFAKRSMELARKQAWYRSVALGSHRRNLLCWLMGIIFETLQRFSHEDVLFSFLPETYVNVIPVLLDTILDFSFHDTALQHDLSADSQLINSAAEFLASHLADARVILASCKDALIQALGSLTCHQAGIRSLELASPKSQQAFVRALLRPYENRAWGQSNWLLLRFWLGDGFAYRESRPPCVWQAGNEPRRSLGLYRSRAKNGTHTGLLHLVAPACPSRHFQQMISDMLCKDEPYCMTFLNSVLSQLNWAFSEFIHILQDIQNVAQRDEHNAIETKQLKICSMCFELTVSLMRALEMIVTITPGLLQDASRANSEIILGRICQLAIQVLSRVTVPPGCFQHVMDLCLPDLSNVTHFAIISSAIGILLALMKNELSDGGDGCCSSSSIVDISVTKIPRVSKHLLTDTSFHITSLEFALGEIKTPIAATSHESTPRGNFDPKMRAHIDPLTNEVRVPSPFRAIIGVKEIVPDPPIIKFNMADYPNHVSQEELDQVRRLIEILQLRQTLLSEITVLSEDSLCPICYAKQNSALFEPCQHQSCENCIIQHLMNNKLCFYCKIPIAKVSRSDGMVIYENNVPINDSSLPQVASNSSSNQIASIDEGDGPSGGFRTENI encoded by the exons ATGGACTTCGCCACTATCGTTAGCAACATATTCGGTGGGAGTTGTCCCGTGTCGCAGGGTTCCAGCAAGGACAGCTCGTCGCTGCTTTCGGG CTGCCTGGTGGAAATTGAAAGATGGTTGGAAAATAAGCTGCAGAGCCATAGCTTAACGGAAGAGAACGAAGTGACGGAAGGACGTCTTGGACCGAAGCGTGCTATCTTCGATGTGACCGAGGATAGTACAATATTAGTATCGAAAGACAAATTAACGTTGCAATCACAGAATGCTTTTTCAACTGTTAAGGCCAATTGCTGCGTCTTTTCCGGTCGTTGGATGTATGAG GTTCAATTGCGCTCAAAAGGTGTGATGCAAATTGGGTGGTGTTCCGCCCACTGCAAGTTCACGCAAGACACGGGAGTTGGTGATACTCGGTACAGTTACGGGTTGGACGGTAGCAAACAACGAATATGGCATGTTCACACGCAAAAGTATGGCCCTTTTTGGCGTTCCGGGGATATATTCGGTGTGTGCGTTGATATGGACGaaggaaaaattgaatattatcGAAATGGAGCAGCTCTAGGAGAGGCATTCAAAGATATCGAAAGAGGTCCTGGATTAGCATTATATCCAGCAGTTTCGTTAGCATTCAATGACAGTCTCACTGCCAATTTTGGTGGTTCACCACTAAAGCATCCCGTGAAAGGCTACCGATGTCTTCAAGAACCACCGACTGTGTTTCTTTTTCAAGCAGATTGTCTCTTACAGTATCTGGTAAACCTTGCAGGAATCATTTCTCGTCATTCTCAAAAAGATTTGGATGCATCTTCATCCCGTACAACGTCGCTATCCTTTGAATCCATGTACATGTTAATTGCCTCAATGTTGATTGAAAACATTGCCCCGTTGCTGGCAAATTCTTACGTAGTTGAAGACAAAGTGTTTAAGTATATGAAAGGGATGTGCGTTTTACGTAGTAATTCCAAAAATAACCCTCCCACCCAACCGGGCTCGCCGGAAAGCACCCTCGGAACATTCCTCACTCTGCTTTGGACTTATTTGGAGCCGGAAGAGATAAAACTTTTTCTCAAAAAGTTGCTCAACTTTCTAGCTAATACCTATAAGGAGACTCCCGTCGATTTAGAGTACGAGAAGCAGAGGAAAATTATTGTCATTCTAACCTGCATATGCCAGCACCCACAAACACGCAAATATCTGCTGGAGTGTAAGTTATTCAAAAAGAATTGCTTGCCCTTGTTCCTCTATATTAAGCCACCAGATGAGTCAACGTTGGAGCAGCTTCTGCCAGACGACACCATATGGACGGAGGGTCTGGGTGGTCCACGGGAGCTCTATTTGGCCGCTTGTGATCGACTTCGAACGCATACAAGCGTGCTGTACACGTTGCAGAAAAATCTGATCCTAATCTTGCTCAACAACTCCGACGGTCGAGATGCAGGTTCCCCCTCTAGTCggcaaatttttgtcaccaaattGCGCAAATTTGTGATGGATAACAATGCCGAAATGAGG ggtcttttctcttcttctaCTCAACCGGCAATTGGGCTATCGTTCCTATGTGCTTTACTGGATGTTGCACGAACTCTATGGACTGAAGAGTTGGCATCGAAAAGCTCAGATAGCACCGTTCCACCGTTTATCGACTATCGCTACTTTTATGATGGAAGTTTTCGTTACACGAATATCGATCGTATTGGTGGAGTACTTTCCTACCTGCGGAGACATTTCCGCACGCAATTGGTGGATCGGTTGGGCGAAGATCATCCCAGCCTAGCGGCTGTTGATCAGCAATCGGATCTGCGTAACGAAATCG CGGCCTTCAATGCCTTTCTTGATTCCGCTATTTTTCTGGTAGCCGGTGGACCAAATTCAACATATTCGATTGTTTCGAGAGCTGCAACAAA TGTCACTTCGGAACTTCAAAGGGAACCTTCGCAGGGACCGAACCAACCTGGAGCCACCACTGGAGGGGCATCAACTGGCGGTCATGTAAATCTCGATGATCGGATGTCTATCTGCGATTTGTTAGATTGTGCAGTGATTTTCTATTATTCTGTGGCCCATAAGTACGTAGTGATGATTGCTGATTTGAGGGATAACATTAGTCACCTTTCGGATATATTACTGGAAACGAAGACCAACTGCGATGATGTGGTGCACAATCTGGATGAGTTGAAACGGTCGAGTGATTCTAAATTCAGTAAAACTCACGAGGAGCTTGTTCATGAACTGGACACACGTTTTGGCCAAAGAAAAAGCATTTTTGCG aaaCGCTCGATGGAGCTAGCGCGCAAGCAAGCCTGGTACCGTTCGGTGGCTCTTGGAAGTCACCGTCGAAATTTGCTTTGTTGGTTGATGGGAATAATTTTCGAAACACTGCAGCGATTTAGCCACGAGGATGTTCTGTTCTCGTTCCTACCGGAAACCTACGTTAACGTTATTCCGGTCTTGCTGGATACGATTCTGGATTTCAGCTTTCATGATACTGCTCTTCAGCATGACCTGTCGGCTGACAGCCAGCTTATCAACTCTGCAGCAGAATTTCTAGCTTCGCACCTTGCTGATGCCCGGGTGATCCTTGCGTCTTGCAAGGACGCTCTTATCCAAGCTCTCGGATCCCTGACATGCCACCAAGCCGGCATCCGCTCTCTAGAACTGGCTTCACCTAAGAGCCAGCAAGCATTTGTCAGAGCCTTACTGCGTCCATACGAGAATCGTGCCTGGGGCCAGAGCAACTGGTTATTGCTCCGGTTTTGGTTAGGAGATGGCTTTGCGTATCGTGAATCCAGGCCACCGTGTGTGTGGCAGGCAGGTAATGAGCCAAGACGTTCCTTAGGGCTTTATCGCAGCAGAGCAAAGAACGGAACACACACCGGATTGCTGCATCTGGTTGCTCCAGCCTGTCCCTCAAGACATTTCCAACAAATGATTAGTGACATGCTCTGCAAGGATGAACCGTACTGTATGACCTTTCTAAACTCTGTCCTATCGCAGTTGAATTGGGCGTTTTCCGAGTTTATACACATTCTACAAGAT ATACAAAACGTTGCTCAGCGTGATGAGCACAATGCCATTGAGACTAAGCAGCTGAAGATATGTTCTATGTGCTTCGAACTAACTGTTTCGTTGATGCGAGCACTAGAAATGATAGTTACAATTACGCCCGGATTACTACAAGATGCCTCGAGAGCTAACAGTGAAATTATCTTAGGACGCATTTGTCAG CTGGCCATCCAAGTGCTTTCTCGTGTTACTGTTCCTCCCGGTTGCTTTCAACATGTGATGGACCTCTGCTTACCGGACTTGAGCAATGTTACTCATTTTGCCATTATCAGTTCGGCAATCGGGATCTTGCTGGCATTGATGAAAAACGAACTGAGTGATGGTGGCGATGGATGTTGTAGCAGTTCTAGCATTGTAGATATCAGCGTTACAAAGATCCCAAGAGTCAGCAAGCATCTGTTGACGGATACCAGCTTTCACATCACTAGTTTGGAGTTTGCTTTGGGGGAAATTAAGACACCGATAGCCGCTACAAGCCACGAAAGCACACCGAGAGGCAATTTCGATCCAAAAATGAGAGCTCACATTGACCCACTGACAAATGAGGTGCGAGTGCCGTCCCCATTTCGGGCAATTATCGGCGTTAAAGAGATCGTACCAGATCCTCCAATCATCAAGTTTAATATGGCAGATT ATCCAAACCACGTAAGTCAGGAGGAGTTGGATCAGGTTCGACGCCTAATTGAGATTCTTCAACTTAGGCAAACGTTGTTGTCGGAGATCACCGTCCTGTCTGAGGATTCATTGTGTCCCATATGCTACGCTAAACAAAATTCAGCTTTATTTGAACCCTGTCAACATCAATCTTGCGA AAATTGTATTATTCAACACCTGATGAATAACAAGCTTTGCTTTTACTGCAAAATACCAATCGCCAAGGTAAGCCGCTCGGATGGAATGGTAATTTACGAAAACAATGTTCCAATCAATGATTCCTCACTGCCACAAGTTGCAAGTAACAGCTCATCCAATCAAATTGCCTCCATTGATGAAGGTGACGGTCCAAGTGGAGGATTCCGCACCGAGAATATCTAG
- the LOC128741155 gene encoding splicing factor 45, producing MALYDDLDTKQGPDKVAGWSSGIKLLQTQLQVKKATQPIIPVKNTIRKPVLTPVVNLKAKKETVDLFGHPLLSQSSGENKNKPVTITTKSVIPSASGSGSSDAYSWDVVDEYDPLWPNEYEKLAKDRKPKEQVVKAQQNNYGRNRREYKRGLNLNKMNSGGGGGGGSSGGGGGHGGDGGPSAKKSGFAGRPVSDDEEEFQPSGQQRVSGAAIAPPASLQESIAQIPDGSKMSQLTAYGGSSVAAKIMAKYGFKDGQGLGKQEQGMSMALQVEKTSKRGGRIVHEKDIPAFPPETAATPPHAAVAPETATNSVANEPTITEIMKSPSKVVLLRNMVGPGDVDDELEPEVKDECNTKYGDVVTVVIHEVPNVVPEEAVRIFVEFKRLESAIKAVVDLNGRFFGGRQVRAGFYNQEKFDNMELL from the exons ATGGCCCTTTACGATGATTTGGACACAAAGCAAGGCCCAGATAAAGTGGCTGGTTGGTCTTCAGGCATAAAATTGCTTCAAACTCAGCTACAGGTGAAGAAAGCAACGCAACCGATTATCCCCGTAAAGAACACAATACGTAAACCT gTCCTGACACCGGTggtaaatttaaaagccaaaaAAGAAACTGTTGATCTATTCGGACACCCATTACTTAGCCAGTCCTCTggggaaaataaaaacaaacctgTTACTATTACTACCAAGTCGGTTATTCCAAGCGCAAGTGGATCCGGTTCCTCCGATGCCTACAGTTGGGACGTAGTCGATGAGTATGATCCACTATGGCCAAACGAATACGAGAAGTTGGCGAAAGATCGGAAGCCCAAAGAGCAGGTCGTAAAGGCTCAGCAAAACAACTATGGCAGAAACCGTCGCGAGTATAAACGGGGTTTGAATTTAAACAAAATGAACTCCGGCGGGGGTGGTGGTGGCGGCAGCAGTGGTGGGGGTGGCGGACATGGTGGCGATGGTGGTCCAAGTGCTAAGAAAAGTGGCTTCGCTGGCCGACCGGTTTCGGATGACGAGGAAGAGTTCCAGCCATCCGGCCAACAAAGGGTCAGTGGTGCCGCTATTGCTCCACCAGCGTCGCTGCAGGAATCGATTGCTCAAATTCCGGATGGGTCTAA GATGTCACAACTTACGGCCTATGGTGGTAGTTCGGTAGCCGCCAAGATTATGGCAAAATATGGCTTTAAAGACGGCCAAGGATTGGGCAAACAGGAGCAGGGCATGTCGATGGCTTTACAGGTTGAAAAAACTTCTAAGCGAGGAGGCCGTATAGTTCACGAGAAGGATATTCCAGCGTTTCCGCCGGAGACAGCTGCTACTCCACCGCATGCGGCCGTTGCGCCGGAGACGGCAACCAATTCGGTTGCCAATGAACCTACGATTACGGAGATTATGAAGTCGCCCAGTAAAGTGGTTTTGCTTAGA AATATGGTCGGGCCTGGAGATGTTGATGACGAGTTGGAGCCGGAGGTAAAGGATGAATGTAACACCAAGTACGGTGATGTCGTAACGGTGGTTATTCACGAAGTTCCGAACGTTGTGCCCGAGGAAGCGGTGCGTATATTTGTCGAGTTCAAGCGATTGGAAAGTGCTATCAAGGCGGTGGTTGATCTTAATGGTCGTTTCTTTGGTGGACGCCAAGTGCGTGCTGGTTTCTACAATCAGGAAAAGTTCGACAACATGGAGCTACTGTAA